Genomic DNA from Sphingobium sp. WTD-1:
CTGAAATATAATTAGAAACGTCCGCAGCGATAATTATAATAATCATTATTGCCCGATAGCAGTGAAATTTACATCGGAAATTTCTTATTTCAACCAATATTAAATTGTTCGTTTGACATTTCCCAAATATAATATATTTTCAATAGTGCTTAACGTCGCCTGCGACGAAATTTGCATCCTATTTGGGTGTCGTTTCCTTACTTGCGCTATCAGCTTCACCTGCAATTCCGCGGGTGGATTCTCTGTTTTCGTGAAGGGAACGCCCATGCCTATCGGCACCGTAAAATTCTTTAATTCTGACAAGGGGTACGGCTTCCTCGCCCCCGAGGACGGCGGTCCGGACAGTTTTGTCCATATTTCTGCCGTAGAGCGTGCGGGAATGATAACGCTCCATAAGGATCAGCGTCTGAGCTACGAAGTCGAAGCAGATCGACGAGGCAAGCAGTCGGCCGTGAACCTGGAAGCCGCGTAAATTACGAAGTCGAGTTTTTATTTTACACTGCCAGCGCGGCATTGCGTCGCGCTGGCTTGCCGTCTTGTCTTTGCTTAAACATCGGATAGCGGTTAAGTACCACATAATTGCCCGAAATATGGGCAATTGCCGCCGGCCAAGTGACAGCGGCCTAATGCTCCGGCTTTTTTTCTTTTGCCTTATGTGCCGGCGAAAGACGTCGTTGAGCGAGACTTTTTCATTACATCACATGCCAAGATGCGTGTTTCAGGAATATCATGAATCTCAGTATCCGTTTGAATATGGCTCATGCCAAATTATCGCCCGCGACTGGCAAAACGCCGCGTTCATTTTACCAAAACGTCCCTTTGGGCACTCTGCCCGTGCGCGAATTGCGCAGGGCTGTCGCTGAAATGATCGATTGACGTCCGTCGCAACGACATCCAACTCGCAGGAGATCGACATGCCCGCCACGATCGACTTCTACCTGGCCCGCGTCGCACAATGTGACAAAGAGGCGCAGGAAACCAATCTGGCGAATGTGAAAGAGCGCTGCCTGCGGTCAAAAGCTGCATGGCAGATCATGTCTGATCGCGCTTTGCTGGTCCAGATCGACCGCAAAAGACAAGCGCTGGACAAGATGCGAAAAAAGGATGAGCATCTTGATTAAGCGGGCTGGAAGACGGTTCGACGGTCCATATCTATCTTCGGATCAGATCGAGCGCCAAGGGCATATTCTTGAACTTGCCATAGCCCGATTGGGCTCTCAGGG
This window encodes:
- a CDS encoding cold shock domain-containing protein; the protein is MPIGTVKFFNSDKGYGFLAPEDGGPDSFVHISAVERAGMITLHKDQRLSYEVEADRRGKQSAVNLEAA